A single Rhopalosiphum padi isolate XX-2018 chromosome 4, ASM2088224v1, whole genome shotgun sequence DNA region contains:
- the LOC132929194 gene encoding heme peroxidase 2, protein MDVPKTLRLRLFLMLGAYLIFITTASCSVNEKCTVSKYRNADGRCNNVHRPNWGKRNSPFLQFPSEIQNESYSTKWPEASDVSEILSRSSLAGNKHLTVMSGMWADFIRLDLAVENITDNAVFLNAATSFLDASPIYDSDSCEISTMKVTKSQSGHLKMTPCSSSLSENSDYSTTIHNLLILEHNRLVEKLRDVNPEWSNNTLFEEAKRITIAQLQHITYNEFIPNVIGHAMMNEWNLNPLKHGYYSGYSSSNQPAIMQSVYATVLPILPSIIFDKYNQNNLGDTENYSLPKKNIEMLLNLGRQMKIPGYKIWKNVCSSGSFQSDDKGVDKINKTLYRTYSDIDLLSGGLLETPLKGAVFGQTFSCLLSNQFSLIKNSDRFWYENDFPPSTYSKGQLQEIRQSTLAGLVCENFEDVTMIQPKAFIDRDDYLNHPINCDQHSKLDIYQWKDNSVIGNDQMTVNKTEQDSEQINNQILVREAWRKAEDDVSRRKQTEFLLWSKKGGVDPKSPLGTAAAFSKASKSSLILANNSLLFEYASKEILKSLEKRRRRRQVLDSSGDPLFSLNSLGHNFFDTLKFTELYTPPIHFSDGECPIETHPCDVNNPYRSFSGYCNNLNNPNFGKALTTFQRLMPAAYENGINHPRVTSVTGVPLPSARLVSAMSHPDISHLHGRYTLMLMQFAQILDHDITFTPVHKGYFSSIPDCRSCDSPITVHPECMPIQIPEGDPFYPHINPTTGVRVCLPFMRSLPGQQRMGPRDQTNQNSAYLDLSSVYGSDSCMAKDLRAFHIGKLNVTRHHIPLRKDLMPQSSIHPECKSSSGYCFIGGDGRVSEQAGLTSLHTIFLREHNRIAEVLHRLNPHWNDEIIYQNTRKIFTASYQQIVYNEFLPRILGWDAVDKYDLRLSSAGYYKSYSPDCHPGPFTEFAVAAFRIGHSLLRPHIPRMSPSYHPLEPALLLRDVFFNPDVIYRDQMVDEIVRGQVSTPMENLDQFITGEITNHLFENVKVPHSGQDLPALNIQRGRDHGVPSYNSFRARCGLRRANTWEDLTRELSPEVIVRFKTIYASPDDIDLFPGGLSEYPVKGGLVGPTFACIIGLQFRHLKQCDRFWFETDNPLLRFSEAQLAEIRKATLAKILCENMDVPSDLQKAAFDQPNDYLNPRLPCPVLPTIDLTLWKDNQQGCNINGHIVAVGESHLPSPCTSCICTSEGSNCASLRVTDCGRLMNEVGIEKMMRDDVCAAQCSGFVEQSLLSSDPLLLSSRPDVPSFLIPPERGSRFLEDIDLLPPPHTIRTRPFRRLKGRRRPFRKNFQFPEESIII, encoded by the exons ATGGATGTTCCGAAAACGTTACGGTTGAG gttGTTCCTGATGCTGGGAgcatatcttatatttattacaactgCAAGTTGTTCTGTTAATGAAAAATGCACAGTGAGCAAGTACAGGAACGCCGATGGACGGTGCAATAACGTCCATCGACCGAATTGGGGCAAACGGAACTCTCCGTTTCTTCAATTTCCATCGGAAATTCAAA atGAATCGTATTCGACTAAATGGCCTGAGGCTTCGGATGTATCAGAAATATTAAGTAGGTCTTCACTAGCTGGCAATAAACATTTGACTGTTATGTCGGGGATGTGGGCCGATTTTATCAGATTGGATTTAGCCGTAGAAAATATAACTG ACAATGCGGTTTTTTTAAACGCTGCGACTAGTTTCTTAGATGCATCTCCGATATATGATAGTGATTCTTGTGAAATATCCACTATGAAAGTCACTAAATCTCAATCTGGTCATCTAAAAATGACTCCATGTTCTag CTCTTTGTCCGAAAACTCCGATTATTCGACcacaattcataatttattaatattggaaCATAATCGTTTAGTTGAAAAATTAAGGGATGTTAATCCAGAATGGTCAAACAATACACTTTTCGAAGAAGCTAAACGAATAACAATCGCTCAATTGCAACACATCACGTATAACGAATTTATTCCCAATGTCATTGGACAc GCAATGATGAATGAATGGAATCTAAATCCACTAAAACACGGATATTATTCAGGTTATTCAAGTTCAAATCAACCTGCTATTATGCAAAGCGTATACGCAACGGTTTTACCTATATTGCCATCAATTATATTCGATAAATACAATCAAAACAATTTGGGCGATACTGAAAACTATAGTTtaccaaaaaaaa ATATTGAGATGCTGTTGAATTTGGGTAGACAAATGAAAATTCCTGGTTATAAGATATGGAAAAATGTATGTTCAAGTGGATCATTCCAATCCGATGATAAGGGtgtagataaaattaataaaacattatacag aacttACAGTGATATTGACTTGTTATCTGGAGGTTTACTAGAAACACCATTGAAAGGAGCTGTTTTTGGTCAAACATTTTCTTGTTTACTTTCAAATCAGTTTTCTTTAATCAAGAATAGTGATCGATTTTGGTATGAAAACGATTTTCCCCCTTCTACGTATAGCAAAGGTCAATTGCAAGAAATTAGACAAAGTACATTGGCTGGATTAGTTTGTGAAAATTTTGAAGACGTAACAATGATACAACCGAAAGCATTTATTGATCGAGatgattattt aaatCACCCAATAAATTGTGACCAACATTCTAAACTAGATATTTATCAATGGAAAGATAATTCAGTAATCGGTAACGACCAAATGACAGTTAATAAAACGGAACAAGATTCTGAACAGATTAACAATCAAATTTTAGTAAGAGAAGCGTGGAGAAAGGCCGAGGATGACGTTAGCAGAAGAAAGCAAACTGAATTTCTGTTATGGTCAAAAA aaggaGGAGTAGACCCTAAGTCTCCTCTTGGAACTGCTGCTGCATTTAGTAAAGCAAGTAAATCATCATTAATATTGGCAAATAactcattattatttgaatatgctTCAAAAGAAATATTGAAATCATTAGAAAAGCg acgtcgtcgtcgtcaagtCTTGGACAGCAGTGGTGATCCATTATTTAGCTTAAATTCTTTAGGACATAACTTCTTCGATACCTTAAAATTTACTGAACTTTATACTCCCCCGATACATTTTAGCGATGGCGAATGTCCTATTGAAACACACCCTTGTGACGTTAATAACCCATATAGATCATTTAGtggttattgtaataatttaaataacccaAATTTTGGTAAAGCATTGACGACTTTTCAACGTTTAATGCCAGCTGCTTATGAAAATG GAATAAATCATCCAAGAGTGACATCCGTGACTGGTGTACCATTACCATCGGCTCGATTAGTGAGTGCTATGTCTCATCCAGACATCAGTCATTTACATGGCCGTTACACGCTAATGCTTATGCAATTCGCTCAGATCTTAGATCATGACATAACATTTACACCAGTTCACAAAG gaTACTTCTCATCTATACCTGACTGCCGGTCGTGTGATAGTCCTATAACAGTTCACCCTGAATGCATGCCGATACAAATACCAGAGGGTGACCCGTTTTATCCTCATATAAACCCGACTACTGGAGTTAGAGTGTGTTTACCGTTTATGAGATCATTACCAGGCCAACAACGTATGGGCCCTAGAGATCAAACAAATCAAAATTCCGCGTACTTAGATCTGTCCAGTGTTTATGGTTCAGATTCATGTATGGCTAAAGACCTAAGGGCGTTTCACATTGGAAAACTAAATGTTACTAGACATCATATACCATTGAGAAAAGATTTAATGCCTCAATCTTCTATACATCCTGAATGTAAATCTTCATCTGGCTACTGTTTTATAGGAG GTGACGGTCGTGTGAGTGAACAAGCTGGACTGACTTCGCTCCACACAATTTTTTTGAGGGAACACAATCGTATTGCCGAAGTCTTGCACAGACTTAACCCACATTGGAATGacgaaataatatatcaaaatacaagaaaaatatttacagcatCTTACCAACAAATCGTATACAACGAATTCTTGCCACGGATTTTAGGTTGGGATGCTGTGGATAAATATGACTTGAGACTTTCTTCAGCCGGATATTACAAAA gtTATTCTCCCGATTGTCATCCGGGACCTTTTACTGAGTTTGCTGTAGCCGCTTTTCGAATTGGTCATAGTTTATTAAGACCTCATATTCCTAGAATGTCGCCATCATACCATCCTCTAGAACCAGCATTATTATTGAGAGATGTATTTTTCAATCCTGACGTAATTTATAgg gaCCAAATGGTTGATGAAATAGTAAGAGGTCAAGTTAGCACACCTATGGAAAATTTAGATCAATTTATTACTGGTGAAATTACTAATCATTTGTTTGAAAACGTGAAAGTACCACATTCTGGACAAGATTTACCCGCTTTAAATATTCAaagag GACGTGACCACGGTGTACCATCATACAACTCGTTTAGAGCAAGATGTGGTCTTCGGCGTGCAAATACCTGGGAAGACTTAACAAGAGAATTGTCTCCAGAAGTTATTGTCAGGTTCAAAACGATATATGCTAGTCCAGACGATATTGACTTATTCCCTGGTGGTTTAAGCGAATATCCAGTGAAAGGTGGCCTCGTGGGGCCGACTTTTGCATGCATTATAGGCTTACAATTCAgacatttaaaacaatgtgATCGTTTTTG gtTTGAAACTGATAACCCATTGTTAAGATTTTCTGAAGCTCAACTTGCAGAAATCCGAAAAGCAACACtagctaaaatattatgtgagaATATGGATGTGCCTAGTGATTTGCAAAAGGCAGCATTTGATCAGCCAAATGATTACCT aaatccACGTCTACCTTGTCCAGTATTACCAACAATCGACTTAACACTATGGAAAGATAATCAACAAGGTTGCAATATTAATGGTCATATTGTTGCAGTTGGTGAATCACATTTGCCTTCACCTTGTACTAGTTGTATTTGCACATCTGAAGGG tcTAACTGTGCTTCATTAAGAGTTACTGACTGTGGTCGTTTGATGAATGAAGTCGGGATCGAGAAAATGATGCGAGATGATGTTTGTGCTGCACAGTGTTCTGGATTTGTCGAACAAAGTTTATTGAGCTCAGATCCTCTGTTATTATCATCTAGACCAGATGTGCCCTCATTTTTAATACCTCCGGAGAGAGGTTCAAGGTTTTTAGAAGATATAGATTTATTACCACCTCCTCATACAATAAGAACTCGGCCATTTAGAAGGTTAAAGGGTAGAAGAAGGCCATTCAGGAAAAACTTTCAATTTCCTGAggaatcaataattatttaa